From Bos javanicus breed banteng chromosome 5, ARS-OSU_banteng_1.0, whole genome shotgun sequence, the proteins below share one genomic window:
- the ATP23 gene encoding mitochondrial inner membrane protease ATP23 homolog isoform X1, whose amino-acid sequence MAEAPDEREPGSVAGEQLQQQHVGCQVFSERLAQGKPQQGFLSSFFTNNQKCQLMLLKTLATNPYVKLLLDAMKHSGCAVNKDRHFSCEDCNGNVSGGFDSSVSQIVLCQNNIRNQAHMNRVVTHELIHAFDHCRAHVNWFTNVRHLACSEVRAANLSGDCSFLNEIFRLHFGLKQHHQTCVRDRAIRSILAVRNINKEVAQKAVDEVFESCFNDHEPFGRIPHNKTYARYAHRDFQNRDRYYSNI is encoded by the exons ATGGCAGAAGCTCCGGATGAGCGCGAGCCGGGCTCCGTGGCAGgggagcagctgcagcagcaacaCGTCGGGTGCCAAGTCTTCTCCGAGCGGCTGGCTCAGGGGAAGCCACAGcaagggttcctctccagtttctTCACCAACAACCAGAAGTGCCAGCTTATGCTCTTAAAGACGTTGGCCACAA ATCCATATGTCAAACTTCTACTTGATGCCATGAAGCATTCAGGTTG TGCTGTTAACAAAGACAGACACTTTTCTTGTGAAGATTGTAATGGAAATGTCAGTGGAGGTTTTGACTCTTCAGTGTCTCAG ATTGTTCTGTGTCAGAATAATATCCGTAATCAGGCCCACATGAACAGAGTGGTCACCCACGAGCTCATTCACGCGTTCGATCATTGTCGTGCTCACGTCAATTGGTTCACCAATGTCAGACATTTGGCCTGCTCTGAG GTTCGAGCTGCTAACCTTAGTGGAGactgctcatttttaaatgaaatattcaggTTGCATTTTGGATTAAAACAACACCATCAG ACTTGTGTGCGAGACAGAGCCATTCGTTCTATCCTGGCTGTTAGGAACATTAACAAAGAAGTAGCTCAGAAAGCTGTTGATGAAGTTTTTGAGTCTTGTTTCAATGACCATGAACCTTTTGGAAGGATCCCTCATAATAAGACCTATGCAAGATATGCTCATAGAGACTTTCAAAACCGGGATCGATACTActcaaatatatga
- the ATP23 gene encoding mitochondrial inner membrane protease ATP23 homolog isoform X2 — MNRVVTHELIHAFDHCRAHVNWFTNVRHLACSEVRAANLSGDCSFLNEIFRLHFGLKQHHQTCVRDRAIRSILAVRNINKEVAQKAVDEVFESCFNDHEPFGRIPHNKTYARYAHRDFQNRDRYYSNI, encoded by the exons ATGAACAGAGTGGTCACCCACGAGCTCATTCACGCGTTCGATCATTGTCGTGCTCACGTCAATTGGTTCACCAATGTCAGACATTTGGCCTGCTCTGAG GTTCGAGCTGCTAACCTTAGTGGAGactgctcatttttaaatgaaatattcaggTTGCATTTTGGATTAAAACAACACCATCAG ACTTGTGTGCGAGACAGAGCCATTCGTTCTATCCTGGCTGTTAGGAACATTAACAAAGAAGTAGCTCAGAAAGCTGTTGATGAAGTTTTTGAGTCTTGTTTCAATGACCATGAACCTTTTGGAAGGATCCCTCATAATAAGACCTATGCAAGATATGCTCATAGAGACTTTCAAAACCGGGATCGATACTActcaaatatatga